A stretch of DNA from Flavobacteriaceae bacterium MAR_2009_75:
GTATCCGATCGCGCAAATGTAACTGGGCAAGGGTTATTGGGGTTAACAGTGGCATGTGCTAAATGTCATGATCATAAGTATGATCCCATTTCGCAAAAAAATTACTACGAACTATATAGCTTCTTTAATAATGTGAATGAGACAGGGCAAATTCCTTGGGATTTTTCAATGCCTGTCCCCACCTTAATGCTTCCTACAGAAGAAGAGGAGCAATTTTTAAGCTATGTCAATAATTTGGTAGAGGATAAGGAAGCGGTCGTAAAAACAACAGTGGCAAAAGAAAAACCATCCGCTGAAAGATGGATAGCCTCAAAAGGATATAAAAACTTATCTGCCAGCAAGAAGCCAAGTGCGCTTTTAGTAGATTATGACTTTAATGACGGTCGTTTGTACAACAAAATAAATCCTACGAAAAAAGGGGAAATGCGTACCAATTTTACTAGAAATGAAAAACCGAACTATGTAGATGGTTTTAAGGGTAAAGGTCTTAAAATGGACGGTGATGTCTGGTTAGATCTAGATGATTTGGGCATCTTTCAGCGCCATGAACCTTTTAGCATAGGTATTCGAGTGTTTGTTCCGTCCGATTTAGAGGAAGGGGTAATCTTTCATAAAATGCTGGGCACGCGTTTGCATAGTTACCGTGGCTATCATTTGAATATAAAAGATAATAAGGTTGAAATTTTAATGGCACATGTATGGCCAGATAATGCTATAGTTGAAGAAAGTATAGACGATATTCCTAAAGACAAATGGGTACAGTTGACCATGACCTACGATGGTTCTAGTAAAGCAAAAGGCTTTAAAGTGTTTTTAGATGGTGATGAAATGAAGACCAAAATTGTACATGACAATCTTTACAAGGACATCATCTTTAATAGTTATAGGGACATTATCTATAAAGGTCCGCAAGAGCCAGGATTAAAAGTTGGGGCACGTTGGCGCGGTAAAGGCATAGGTGGTGCCACGGTAGATGATTTGTTGGTATTTGGTAAAGAACTTTCTCCATTGGAAATCAAGCAAATAGCAAACCAAAAAGAATTTCACAAAATTATTGATAAAGAGCCAAGTAGTTTAACAAGTAAAGAGATAGAAGCGTTAACTGCGTATTACTTGAACAAAAACTCTAAGAAATATCAAGTTTCTTTGGCGGCTCTAAAAGAGGTGCGCTCGGTACAAAATGATAGTACTGAAAAGGTCAAGGAAATCATGGTGATGAAAGAAATGCCAGAACCACGAGAGACTTTTATTTTAGAAAGAGGGCAGTATGATGCTTATGGCGAAAGGGTATATCCAAACACTCCAGAAGCAGTATTGCCATTTGCAGATAGTTTACCAAAGAATAGATTGGGACTCGCCAAATGGATAACCCAAAAAGAAAATCCGTTAACGGCACGGGTAGCGGTAAATAGATATTGGGCAAAGTTGTTTGGAGTGGGTATCGTAAAAACGGTTGAGGATTTTGGAAATCAAGGTGAATTGCCAAGTCATCCTAAACTATTGGATTGGCTGGCAGTGGATTTTATGGAAAGCGGATGGGATGTTCGTGCCCTTCACAAGAAAATGGTCATGTCGGCTACCTATAGGCAATCTTCGTTAACATCAGAAGAGTTGATGGAGCTTGATATTGAAAACAGGCTATTGGCAAGAGGACCGGCAAAAAGGTTAACAGGTGAAATGTTACGTGATAATGCATTGGTAGCATCGGGCTTATTGAATGATACCGTGGGCGGACCAAGTGTAAATCCGTATCAACCGGCAGGATTATGGAAATTGAACGGATCGGAATATGTACCCGATACCGGCGAAAAATTGTACAGAAGAAGTATGTATACGGTGTGGAAACGCTCTGTGCCGCATCCTACCATCGCTACATTTGACGCCCCCGATAGATCTTTATGCGTTACAAGAAGACAAAAAACCAATACACCTTTACAAGCATTGGTATTATTGAACGACCCAACTTATATAGAAGCATCACGGGTAATCGGGAAAAATATGATGGCTTATGAAGACCCTGAAAAAGGAATTAAAGATGCTTTTCTTCGATTGACCGGCAGAAATGCCAAAAATGAAGAATTAGACCTATTGGTAGAATTGAGACAGAACGAATATGAAAAGTTTAAGACCAATGAGGCCAAAACATTGGGTTGGTTAAATACGGGTGAGTTTAGAGTGGAAAATAGTAGCGATAAGGCAATGGTAGCAGCAAATGCAGTAGTAGCAAGTACCATTATGAACTTAGATGCAACAATTACAAAAAGATAATGAAAAATAGATTCCTATGTGTAGTGGACATGATACGTTAACATCGGATAATAAAGATTTGCAGGAAGTAGAAAAGCAATGGGACAGAAGAAATTTTTTAACCAAAACGTCCTTAGGAATTGGAGCGCTTGCTTTTGGGTCTTTGTTAAAAGCCGAAAAAGCATTTAGTAATCCTACGGAACCAGATGCTGTGGAGAATTTTGTAAAGAACAAATTAGGACTGCCGCATCACCTACCTAAGGCTAAAAGAATAGTTTACCTATTTCAAAGTGGAGGGCCATCGCAATTAGATATGTTCGATTATAAGCCGAAACTTAAAGAGATGTTTGGGCAAGATTTACCGCCATCGGTAAGACAAGGACAGCGATTGACGGGTATGAGTGCCCAGCAATCTTCATTCCCCATAGCACCTTCCATAATGGATTTTAAGCAATATGGAGAATCGGGCTCTTGGGTGAGTGAATTAATGCCACACACCGCAAAAGTAGTAGATGACATCTGCATCATTAAATCGATGCAGACCGATCAGATAAATCATGATCCAGCCATTACATTTATGCAAACAGGAAATCAATTGCCGGGTAGACCATCCATTGGTTCATGGTTAAGCTATGGTTTGGGAAGTGATAATGAAAATCTGCCAACATTTATTACACTGGTCACAAAAGGTCAAGGAGGTCAACCTTTATACTCCCGTCTATGGGGTAACGGGTTTTTACCTACAGAACACCAAGGTGTTCAATTTAGATCTGGTAAAGACCCGGTATTGTATTTAAGTGACCCCGAGAATTACGATGGTAATGATCGTAGAACCATGTTAGATTATTTGGGCAAACTAAATGGCGTACAGAATGATGCTTACGGTGACCCAGAAATTTTAGCCCGTATGAAGCAGTACGAAATGGCTTTTAGAATGCAGACTTCGGTGCCAGAAGTAACCGATCTATCAGATGAGCCAGATCATATTTTTGATATGTATGGTAAAGATAGTCGTGATCCAGGTACGTATGCAGCCAACTGCCTTATGGCGAGAAAACTATTAGAAAAAGGAGTGAAGTTCGTGCAATTGTATCACCAGGGATGGGATCAACATATTTCATGTCCCGGCGGAGTACGAAATAAATGTAAGCAAACAGACCAAGGTACTGCAGCGTTACTTCAAGACTTAAAGCAAAGAGGTATGTTAGAAGATACCTTAGTGGTTTGGGGTGGCGAATTCGGTAGAACAGTATATTCTCAAGGGCAATTAACAGATACCAATTACGGTAGAGATCACCATCCAAAAGCATTTACCATGTGGATGGCGGGAGCCGGAGTAAAAAAGGGGATGACCTATGGAGAGACCGATGATTTTAGTTACAATGTAACCGAAAATCCGGTACATGTGCACGATTTTCATGCTACCTTATTGCACTTGTTCGGCGTTGACCACGAACGCTTAACCTTTAAACATCAAGGAAGAAGATTTAGACTAACAGATGTACATGGCCATGTGGTCAAAGATATTTTAACCTAACATATCAATTATGTCCTCACGACGAAATTTTATAAAAACCACCGGGTTGGCAGGGTCGGCCCTCGCTACCGCCTCAATGGCTTTCGGGGCCACCGTCATCGGCAGTAAAAAGAATCCTGAGCGTTTGCTGAACGAAACCGATACTATTTTAGGCCATGGAGATTACCGCTACAAGCTCGTTAAAAATTGGGCGCAAATTAGCGCTACTAGAATTCCCCTGTTGAACTGCCATGAAATGGTTATGGATAGCAAAGGAAGGTTGATCATGGTAGGCGACCATCCGCAGAACAACATCCTTATTTTTGATAAATCTGGTCAGTTGTTGGACTATTGGGGCACGGCCTACCAGGGCGGTCATGGATTGACCTTGCATGATGAAGGTGGCGAGGATATGCTCTATATTACCGATTCCGGCTGGGCATTGGGCAAGGGCAATCAAATGGTACAACACAACGGTCGCGTGTCAAAAACGACGGTCGATGGTCGTGTGCTGTTCGATATCGGTCACCCCATGACCATTGGAGTTTACAAACCGGAAGAGTCATTTTGCCCGACCGAAACGGCCATTGGGCCCAACGGTGATATTTACGTGGCCGATGGTTATGGGGAAAGCCGCATCATTCAATACGATAGCAACGGAAGGTACATCCGCCATTGGGGCGGACAAGACAATCCGGACCCGAACTACAAATTGGTAAGTGCCCACGGGGTAGCCATCGATTACCGGGAAAAGGACAACCCCATGGTAGTAGTAACTTCAAGGTCACAAGAGTGTTTTAAGTACTACACCTTAGATGGTGTATATGTGAAAACTATAGAAATGCCTAATATGCAGGTATGCAGGGCAGTTTTTGATGACGATAATTTGTATGCGGGCGTATGTTGGTCGCAACCGAAAGAAGGGAAGACCAACTGGAAAGACCATACCGGATTTGTGACCATTATGGAAGGGGACAAGGTGGTCTCCAATCCCGGGGGTACCGAACCGGAATATAAAAACGGAATTTTGCAAAAAAGCTATCAATTGGAAGAAAAACCTATTTTGCACGGCCATGACGTATGTGTAGACGAAGATAAAAACCTGTACATCTGCCAATGGAATGCCAACCACTCCGCGCCCTATAAGCTAGAGCGTATCTAACCAAGAAAATAAGCATGCAAGAAGTATCTGATTTTGTGTTGTTTCTAGGCAGGTTTCACCCTTTAGTGGTGCATTTGCCTATCGGATTTTTAATGTTCGCCCTGATTTTGGAGATTGTAGAGCGGTTTACCAAAAATGCCGCTCTCTCCGCAGCGGTGCCCATAGCCTTGCTGGCAGGTGCCATTAGTGCCGCACTTGCCTGTATTTTAGGCTATATGCTGTCTTTGAGCGGAGATTATAATGAAGACATGCTGAACGGACATTTTTGGTTCGGGATAGTTACCACCTTGATAGCCTTTTTTGCGTGGTTGGTAAAGGCCGATAAACTATCGATCAAACCATTGCAAAAAGCGAAACCCAATATGGCCATGCTTACCGTAATGGTGATTTTGCTCAGTGTCACCGGACATTACGGCGGAAATTTGACCCATGGGGAAGATTATCTGGTAAAATATGCACCCTTTCGGGAAAAGAAGGAACCCTTGCCCCAATTGGCAAAATTAGAAGATGCTACCGTCTATCCGTATTTGATTCAGCCCGTTTTTGAGGCCAAGTGTACCAGTTGCCATAATGACTCTAAAAAGAAGGGCGGACTGGCCATGCATACGTTTGAGGAGCTTCTCAAAGGAGGGGAGAACGGACCCATAGTGATGGCCGGCGATTTGGAACAATCGGAACTGTTCAAAAGAATCACCTTGCCGGAAGACCACGAAGATGTCATGCCTCCCGAGGGAAAAACGCCCCTGACCGAAGAAGAAACCGCCTTGGTAAAATTCTGGATCGAAAGTGCACAAGGCAATCAAGAAGCTACCTTGGGGAGTGTGGAAGTACCGGAAGAGTTACTGCAAATGGCGGCAGGGCGATTGGGTTTTGCAGCTGAGGGCGGTGGTGGACATGGAGCAAGTGAAAGCTTGCCAACCGCAGCACCTTTGAATGTGGCCCAACTCAATGAATTAAAAGCGAAGGGTTTTGGGGTTCGGGAACTGGTCGATGGTTCCGGACTGTTGGAGATCACTTTGGAGGATAATACGATTACCAATGAGAACCTTTCCGACTGGGAAAAGCATTTTGAACTGTTGGCTCCCCTACAGAATCAAATTCTGTGGTTGGATTTAGGCGGAAACACCCTTTCCGAAAAAATGGTCCAGCAAATAGCGCAATTTGAAAACCTTCGGAAATTGGTACTGGACAATACCACCATTACCGATGCCCAAGTGCAACAACTTTCGGCTCTTCAACAATTGGAATCATTAAATATGTACAACACCGGAGTAGGGGACGAAGCAATTCCCAGTCTCACCCAAATGCCCAGACTTAAAAAAGTATATATGTGGCGCACCAAGATTACCCCAGAGGCGATCAGCAGCTTAGGACCAGAAAGTAAATTGCAGGTGATTACGGGGGCGTGAGGGGTGTAGTTAAAAGGTATTTAAGTTAAAAGGTTTAAGTTAAAAGTTATAAGAAAAGTAGGGTAGGTGGTGGATACTGTCTTTTTATTGGCAATAAAGCCATAAACTATAGTAGTAATATTTATGTCGTTTTATGGGCTCATTTATTCCTTAATTCCAAATCTATCAAGTATTTCTGAAAAGGGATCAGCAAAAGTGGAATTAAGTATTTTGCTGTCCTGAATATTTGAATAGTCTATTACATTTATATTAGTCATTTTTAAATATTTATCTGAATTATATTCCTCATCTTTTAATGTTGAAGTCAATATAACTTGTTTGTCAAGTTTTAAAAATTCTTCTATCATCAAGTTTTCTTTGGTGGATGATAACTCTCCTTCCCTAAAAGAGTCAATGATTATCGGAAAGTTGTGCTTCAAGACATTATTTAGAGCCAAAAGTTTGCAGAAATAATATTCCTGCTCTTCACTACCAGAATAGGTTTCTCCAGTTTTAGTAAATAAATCTTCAAAAGACAATAATCCTTCCGAATCAATTTTATCATAAAGTCTTTTCATTTCGACAAGAATTTTACTTAAAATGTCTTTTTGTAATTCTTTATTAGATACTATGTCGTTTTCATTATTATTAATTTTCTTTTGAATTTCATCAAGTTCTTTTTGAAGTTCAAATACGATTTTATCGATATCGCTTGAATCTGTTATTTCGTCTTGAAATAGAATATAGTTTTTGGCTTCTGGTGTCGTGCTTTCCAGTAGTTTTTTTATCTGTTCTTGCTCTTTATTAATTTCACTATTGAATTCATCAACAATTTCTTTTTTAATAGATATATTTTCTTGAATTGATTTTAATATATTTTTGCGAACAAAATTATTACTTACTTCAAACTCAAATTCTTGATTTGCGAAGATAATTTTGGTGCTTCCACATTCAGAACAAATAACATTTCCTTCATTTAAACTTCTGTTTAATGAGTTTAGTTCGTTAATTAAACTTTCAAGTTTGATTTTACGGTTTTCTTCTCTATTTCTTTGTTTCCTTAAATCAGCTATACTGCTATGCAGTTCATTTAATTGATTAGATGTATTCTTAAAGTCAGTATCATTTGCTACGGAACTAATGAAAGAGGCAATTTCTGGGTTTTTCTTTATTACAGTTATTTTTCTTTTCTCTACTTTAATTTTTAATTCAATCGATTTTTTCTGTTCCTTTAATTCTTCAATGTCATATTTATTTGAAGTAGTTACTAAAACTCCATTGATAGAATATATCATATTTTTAAAATCCTGCTTATTATTTCTACCCTTAATAATTAAATTGGAAGTGTTTCTCTTGTCTTGTCCTAAAAAGAATAATTCGTACAGTAGTGTAAGGTCAGCAGGTTTTAATTCTCCATCTTTTTCAATTCTTGGAATTTGATAGATGTTTTTATCGAAAAAATATTTGAACTCACTTATACTATTAAAAACATTTAAATTCCCATTCTCAAGTATAAGTATTGAGTTTCCTTTTCTTATAAATTCATACATTTTCTTATCAATCTCTACTTCTGAATAGAAAAAATAGTGCCTATAATTGAAACCGCTTGGAAATATTGAATCATAGCCAAGTGAATGCAATAAACCTTGCATCACTAATGTTTTTCCTCTATTATTATCATTGCTGAAAATAATATTGACTGTGTTTTTGTAGCGATTCTCAATAAAAGCTTCTTCTGTATTTCCAAATGCACTCTTTCTTATAATCATTCTTTTCCTTCTATAATTATCGCTATTAAATATTTAATAGTAATGGTTGTCAAATATGATAGTTTTGGTTTGTATGGCTCTAATGTGATATTAAACACATCATCAACATCAGTATTGTCATTTTTTTCTAAAAATGTTATTAGCATTTCGCATATGTTCCAGAATATGCGATTACTATTTTTATTAAAGAAAGCTCTTGATAAATTAGAATTACATTCTTGAATTATATCTTTTTTATCGTCAACGCTTAATCCCTCTAATAAAGGCGAGAAATATAGCGGGATTGATTTATAATCAAATATTTCAACACCAATTATTCTACTAATGATAAGTGTTTCAATGTCTTTAGAAAAGAGATGTCTCTTAAAGACTAAAACATCTCTAATGTTTTCTATTATGGCATTTTCTATATAACTATTCTTTTTTGAAGACTGAATATCACGTAAGTCCTGAAAAACGCTTTTATAAAAAGCATCTGTTTTAATGTCTGTTTTTTTAAATTTAGTTACGGTTTTAATATATTCATTGCCAGATTCATTGTCCTCAACAATCAAGATTCTTTTTAAAAAACTTTCTTGTTCAATTTTGTAATCTTTTTCATTTCCTTTAACTCTAACTATTTCTTCATTTAGACCATTTTTTATTCGTGTTAGTGTTTTGTCCTCGAAATTATCAATCCCATAAATTTTTAATTTTTCATCTTTTTTGTAGTCCAATTTGAGAATGGGTGAAAAAAATATAAATTCTTTAAAGTCGAATGAGGAAAGATAATTATCGAATAATGTGTAAAAGTATTTTCCAATTTTTTTTGGATTTAAAGACTTCTCATTTTTGGATTGAATGTCCCAAATCTTATCAGAATTCTTATTTACACCACTTACATCGTTGAAACAGTCAAAAGTTATATATTCAATTTCTTTACTGTCTTTTCTTCTTCCAATAAGATATAGTAGAGATTTAGTTTCAAAGTCAGTCGCCTTCTTGTTGTTTATTTCAGTATTCTTGAAAGTATATTTCATTAATTCTGTTTTATCTATAGTTGTTGAATTCAATCTTTTTGAAATAAATTGCTCATAGACTTTTTATCTACGAATAACTATAATTGATAAAGAAAACACCCATCGCAAAACTGCTTGGGTTGGGGGAAGATTTCTGGCTAAATATAACTAATAATTTCTTACGAAAGTGAGAGTAGGGGTTAGGGGTGAACAGTGAACAATTAGCAATGAACAATTATCAATTAGCAGTTATCAGTTAGCAGTTGGCAGTTGGCATTACCCTGTGAACTATTATCTTATAACTTCAAACTTTAAACTAGGGATCAAGGATGATAGAC
This window harbors:
- a CDS encoding secreted protein; protein product: MSSRRNFIKTTGLAGSALATASMAFGATVIGSKKNPERLLNETDTILGHGDYRYKLVKNWAQISATRIPLLNCHEMVMDSKGRLIMVGDHPQNNILIFDKSGQLLDYWGTAYQGGHGLTLHDEGGEDMLYITDSGWALGKGNQMVQHNGRVSKTTVDGRVLFDIGHPMTIGVYKPEESFCPTETAIGPNGDIYVADGYGESRIIQYDSNGRYIRHWGGQDNPDPNYKLVSAHGVAIDYREKDNPMVVVTSRSQECFKYYTLDGVYVKTIEMPNMQVCRAVFDDDNLYAGVCWSQPKEGKTNWKDHTGFVTIMEGDKVVSNPGGTEPEYKNGILQKSYQLEEKPILHGHDVCVDEDKNLYICQWNANHSAPYKLERI
- a CDS encoding concanavalin A-like lectin/glucanase superfamily protein codes for the protein MIKRFFIISVVLGLASCGGPELPQEVAAEYEALPKTLDFNQNIKPILSDKCYLCHGPDKGKIEAGLQLHEAELAYSELPESPGKYAIVPGKPEKSELFHRIMSDDPNVVMPSPKSHLTLTDREKALLTKWVADGAEYKDHWAFLPPTKAKLPQTKNSNVVNAIDNFVLAKLEAKDLEASEEADKETLLRRVSFDLTGLPPTPEAVHRFVNNPDENAYEQEVDSLMASKHYGEHMALDWMDLARYADTHGYTVDRYRDISIWRDWVIKAFNENMPYDQFIEWQLAGDMLENATKEQILATIFNRLHPQNLEGGIVDEEFRSEYVSDRANVTGQGLLGLTVACAKCHDHKYDPISQKNYYELYSFFNNVNETGQIPWDFSMPVPTLMLPTEEEEQFLSYVNNLVEDKEAVVKTTVAKEKPSAERWIASKGYKNLSASKKPSALLVDYDFNDGRLYNKINPTKKGEMRTNFTRNEKPNYVDGFKGKGLKMDGDVWLDLDDLGIFQRHEPFSIGIRVFVPSDLEEGVIFHKMLGTRLHSYRGYHLNIKDNKVEILMAHVWPDNAIVEESIDDIPKDKWVQLTMTYDGSSKAKGFKVFLDGDEMKTKIVHDNLYKDIIFNSYRDIIYKGPQEPGLKVGARWRGKGIGGATVDDLLVFGKELSPLEIKQIANQKEFHKIIDKEPSSLTSKEIEALTAYYLNKNSKKYQVSLAALKEVRSVQNDSTEKVKEIMVMKEMPEPRETFILERGQYDAYGERVYPNTPEAVLPFADSLPKNRLGLAKWITQKENPLTARVAVNRYWAKLFGVGIVKTVEDFGNQGELPSHPKLLDWLAVDFMESGWDVRALHKKMVMSATYRQSSLTSEELMELDIENRLLARGPAKRLTGEMLRDNALVASGLLNDTVGGPSVNPYQPAGLWKLNGSEYVPDTGEKLYRRSMYTVWKRSVPHPTIATFDAPDRSLCVTRRQKTNTPLQALVLLNDPTYIEASRVIGKNMMAYEDPEKGIKDAFLRLTGRNAKNEELDLLVELRQNEYEKFKTNEAKTLGWLNTGEFRVENSSDKAMVAANAVVASTIMNLDATITKR
- a CDS encoding putative membrane protein → MQEVSDFVLFLGRFHPLVVHLPIGFLMFALILEIVERFTKNAALSAAVPIALLAGAISAALACILGYMLSLSGDYNEDMLNGHFWFGIVTTLIAFFAWLVKADKLSIKPLQKAKPNMAMLTVMVILLSVTGHYGGNLTHGEDYLVKYAPFREKKEPLPQLAKLEDATVYPYLIQPVFEAKCTSCHNDSKKKGGLAMHTFEELLKGGENGPIVMAGDLEQSELFKRITLPEDHEDVMPPEGKTPLTEEETALVKFWIESAQGNQEATLGSVEVPEELLQMAAGRLGFAAEGGGGHGASESLPTAAPLNVAQLNELKAKGFGVRELVDGSGLLEITLEDNTITNENLSDWEKHFELLAPLQNQILWLDLGGNTLSEKMVQQIAQFENLRKLVLDNTTITDAQVQQLSALQQLESLNMYNTGVGDEAIPSLTQMPRLKKVYMWRTKITPEAISSLGPESKLQVITGA